The sequence aaattttcaaattctaGATATTTCTAAAGAATAACTTAATATTCTTTctctagatttcattcatcaaatctgtaaataacatattttacattcattaatgtttataattttttaaaactaatcgATTATAAATggaacaatataaattaaatcCAATTTTAAACATATCATATATTCActaatgtatccaaataaaagctccaaaaaataacaaattcaaAATGGATCCTCTAAAAAATTACTTTTCTAAAAGATCTCAAAACATTGAAAACATGATGGAAAATTAAGATTAAGGTTAGTAGTTATAGGCGACTCATTTAGAGTTAGAGATTTTGTGGATTTCTGGCTGGCACTtcatatataatgatttatataTGGCTTTTAGAACCCAGTGACAACGTACTATCCTTCTAAAAGATAGAAAATGCAAACGCaaacaatatataaaacaaaataaatgtttaaatataaatataggaTTTAACCGCGCATGGTATGGATTCTCGAAATATCAGCGaagaaataatttaaataacagatttaatttgaatatctaaaaagatatatacaaataaatatagatAAGTTACTGTGGATTTGAACTAATCTATATATAGGTGGTTAGAATATTCTGTTTCACTAATTTACAGaacatataatttatatatgtatattttcttataaagatAAATGATTTTGATGTACGAAGGTTGCAAGATTCGTGAAATGAAGTGAAACATACATGAATTTGTTTATTAAACTCTTCATCATATTGATAACTGCATAGAATGGTGTATTACACAAAACTCATGTAAATATAAACGTTGTCACAATTTTTGGAATGATGAACGTTTGACAAATATGAATTGAGTTTGTGTAGCAGGTGCAGAACATGGTAACTAAAGAGAAGCAACTTATAAAGTTGGTTTAGTCTAAGTGATTTAGGGTGGATATAATGCTGTAATATGAATGCAATACAAAGGTGGATACTTGTATTGTTAAactgatataaaaatataaattttctgttcactgatataaaaatataaattgtgtattcttattatattttagattgtAGATGACCGAAATACTATTTATTTAGAAGTTCGTTTAAATTAAGTGATGTCGATATATTAAAAGAACTAAACATGATCGTACTATTTAAAATGATAAGATTATTATTAGATTCTAGAGAAtgttcaaaatttaaatgacaatTTTTGATCgtagataaaaaatatgaccctaaattaatatattagatatgtACGAcgaactaaatttttttaatatgatcaAAAGATATTACCATGTGACCAAACATTGAACCGAGGTTCCCAGATCAAATCTGAAATCCCAAGATCATATGTCTGAGATCAAGTTTCCTAACGGTTTAAGTTGAGATTTTGAAACTCGAGTTTGAAAAAGGCTGTTAGTTGATTCATCCTAAACTGTGAATAATATCATATAGAATTCAAGCATTTTTTTCGTTTACGAAATTTAAAAGGTAATTTCCTTTTCACATAAATAGATGgttaatttatttcattttaaaaaattggtcaactttaaaatttatatagtttattgCAGTTGATTTATTGTCACTAGCCTATCACTAGCCATAACAATGATATCCTAAGACGGCTTTCCACCACCCCCAAATTCCTAATGCAGACTTAAATTTGTTTATGTTATGATTACGTTATAGGGACTAAATTACTAGGTCGGCTCCAccttacataatttaaaaatacaaaactgTACAACTCTTTTATGCATgaaataaaaattgattaaaaaattcaTTCTAATACGTAGAAGAAATGGTATttgctaataaaaaaaaaggtatttGCTGGGGTACACATTTCTCCTTTGAATAAAAGGTATTTGCTGAACTATATTCGAACTCATCAATATAGATACTCATCAACACTTGTTCATTATTTTGTAGTTTTcgattttatttcctttttacaCCTATAGTTCGATACTCTTCAATATAATCCATTTCTTTTAACTCGAAcctgattaaaatatttttaaatacataatgtgaatttttttttttttgaacaatacATAATGTGAATTTAGGATCCACAATTTCCAGTCAAATCGTACTAAAACAAAAGAGACATTTTTTCGTTCATTTCATTCTTATTGACTTGGGTTTGCTAAATAAAGGAGGAAAAggaaaacaacaaaaactcatgtcaaaaaagaaaacaataaaaactCCCCTGACCTTGCGTCCTAaaccaaaactccaaaaaaaaaaaaaaaaaataaataaaaaaaaaaatcgacttTAACAATTTACCTGAGCGCGAGAGGTCCTTGATTCCAGGGGGACACGAGCTCTCTTAAATAAACCAATTATATAACACCAATCTCCTATCTGATCGGGATCGAAAACTGTGGAACAGGAGATGGATGATCGTAGCGACGACCATGATATAGAGGTGGAAGGAGGCATCCACGCGTACGAAAGGAAGATATCTGGGATTCTAGATGATGGATCTGTCGGATTCCAACAGCCTCTGCTCGCGAGGAACCGAAAGAACACGACTTCCCAGATCGCAATTGTCGGAGCCAACACTTGTCCCATCGAAAGCCTTGATTACGAGTATGTCTTTGTGTTTTCCCAATTTCACTTTTCCTTTTGTTTTGGAAAACAGAGACAATCAATGGGATAAGATTATTTGGGTTGTGTTGCTTTTTGTCGTGTTATGTACTTTTTTATGAATAGTgttgcatttttttttaattcataggTAAAAAAACTGAAGCTTTTTGAGAGACatcatcattttctttttaagtaaaaGTGCAAAagagtttttaagtcttctaaaTCTTTTAAGATTTAATCTTCTTtttgcttttttattttattgctGTATTGCCTTTTATTTGTTATGATAGTTTGGTGTGTCTTGTTATTATTTTTGGGCAGGATCTTTGAGAATGATCTATTCAAGCAGGACTGGAGGTCTAGGAAGAAGATTGAGATACTTCAGTATACCATCCTCAAATGGGCGCTTGCGTTCCTTATCGGTTTAGCCACTGGCCTTGTCGGCTTTTTGAATAACCTTGCTGTTGAGAACATAGCTGGATTCAAACTCTTGCTCACCGGCAACCTCATGCTCAAGGAAAAGTAAGTCTAATAGCATTTTCATTGTTTCATCTCTGCTTCTGATGTTCTCTAATGACTGCGGAATCTTTTTTTGAAACTGCAGATACTTTCAGGCCTTCTTTGCATTCGCTGGTTGTAACTTGATCTTGGCGACTGCTGCTGCTTCTCTCTGTGCTTTCATTGCTCCGGCAGCAGCAGGATCTGGCATACCTGAGGTTAAAGCTTATCTCAATGGTATAGATGCTTATTCAATACTAGCTCCGAGCACCCTCTTCGTTAAGGTAAGATCCCAAAACCATCTGTCCAAGCGTCTTGAATCGAACAtattaattatgattttttattggcAGATATTTGGGTCAATATTTGGAGTTGCTGCTGGATTCGTAGTTGGAAAAGAAGGGCCTATGGTGCATACTGGTGCTTGCATTGCTAATTTACTTGGACAAGGTGGTTCCAGAAAGTATAAACTGACATGGAAGTGGCTCAGGTTCTTCAAAAACGACAGAGACAGAAGAGACCTGATCACTTGCGGCGCTGCTGCTGGTGTGGCGGCTGCCTTCCGTGCTCCAGTCGGTGGAGTTCTTTTCGCCCTTGAAGAAGCTGCTTCTTGGTAATTTTTCGGTTTCTCCCTTATAACCTTTATTGAAAGGATCATGTCTAACTAACTTTGTTGAACTGGTTAGGTGGAGGAGTGCCCTTCTTTGGAGGACCTTCTTCACTACCGCAGTTGTAGCAGTAGTGTTACGAACTTTGATTGAGCTCTGCCGATCTGGCAAATGTGGACTGTTCGGTAAAGGAGGTCTTATCATGTTTGACGTCAACTCTGGACCAGTTCTTTACAGCACACCAGATTTGCTAGCGGTAGTCTTCCTTGGAGTTGTTGGTGGTGTTCTTGGAAGCCTTTACAACTACCTTGTGGACATTGTCCTCCGCACATATGCCTTAATCAACGAGTAAGTCACTTGTCTTAAGATGAAGTGTTTGGCTGCTCTCTCAATTCATATTTATTCTATCCATAACTTGCAGGAGAGGTCCGGGATTTAAAGTGATGCTTGTGATGGCGGTTTCAATTCTGAGCTCGTGCTGTGCATTTGGTCTTCCATGGATCTCACAGTGTACCCCTTGTCCTATTGGATCAGAGGGAAAGTGCCCAAGCGTGGGTCGATCCGGGATCTACAAGAGTTTCCAGTGTCCTCCAAACCATTACAATGACCTTTCCTCACTCCTTCTCAACACCAATGACGATGCAATCCGCAGCCTTTTCACGTCAAGGTCTGAGAATGAGTTCCAAATCTCCACCCTCGCCATGTTCTTTGTGTTTGTCTACTGCCTTGGCATCATAACATATGGCATAGCTATACCCTCTGGGCTTTTCATTCCCGTCATTCTCGCTGGAGCTTCGTATGGACGGCTTGTTGGTAGACTTCTGGGACCAGTATCTCAGCTTGACGTGGGTCTGTTCTCTCTGCTTGGAGCTGCTTCCTTCCTTGGAGGCACAATGAGAATGACGGTCTCTCTATGCGTCATTCTTCTCGAACTTACAAACAATCTCCTAATGCTTCCGCTGGTGATGCTTGTACTCTTAATCTCCAAAACCGTTGCCGATTGTTTCAACAAAGGGGTGTATGACCAGATTGTGACAATGAAAGGACTGCCTTACATGGAAGACCATGCAGAGCCCTACATGCGCAATTTGATGGCGAAGGACGTTGTCGCTGGACCTTTGCTGTCTTTTTCACGAGTTGAGAAGGTTGGGGTGATATGGCAGGCTTTAAAGATGACGAGTCATAACGGCTTCCCTGTGATTGATGAGCCACCTTTCACCGAAGCCTCTGAGCTGTGTGGGATTGCGTTGAGGTCTCATCTCCTTGTGCTTCTCCAAGGAAAGAGATTCTCCAAGCAGAAAACGACGTTTGGTTCTCAGATTCTTAGAAGCTGCAAGGCCCGTGACTTTGCGAAAGCAGGGTTGGGGAAAGGGCTCAAGATTGATGATTTGGTTATTAGTGATGAGGAGATGGAGATGTATGTTGATCTCCATCCCATCACTAACACGTCTCCTTACACTGTGCTTGAGACTTTGTCTCTAGCTAAAGCCGCTATTCTTTTCCGGCAACTTGGCCTTCGCCACTTGTGTGTGGTGCCCAAAACACCAGGGGTCAgactctctctctatctttaTTTCTCTCTAGAGATTTGTTTACGTTTCTAACGCACATGTCTTTTGTATCGCAGAGACCGCCTATTGTTGGGATACTTACAAGGCATGATTTCATGCCGGAACATGTCCTGGGCCTCTACCCTCACATTGATCCTCTCAAGTGAAAATATGGTTAGCCATTTAGTCTTGTTGCCTGCATTGTgtatccatttttttttctttcttttatctaATTGAAACTTTGATTTGTATTTACAGGTGATAAGGAATGAAGAGAAAAAGTTTCTTAGAGTTCTTTCTCCCCATTTTATACTCGTTGTGATGAATATGTGCATATCAAATTTAAAACCCCAGATGAGCATTTGATTTGCTCTTATGCCCACATTCATAACCATTTgtttcaattatttttgttgAGAAGAATATTGGGAATATTGTGCAATGTAGTGAGTTGGGTAATAAAAGTATGGTCTGTTTTCAAACtcttaaactaattttttatatgaaaaataaaccACGTCAATCTAccagttaaaaaaaagaagcatgTAACTAACACTTGTATAATCTAtgtcatttataatattttgatt comes from Brassica rapa cultivar Chiifu-401-42 chromosome A02, CAAS_Brap_v3.01, whole genome shotgun sequence and encodes:
- the LOC103852202 gene encoding chloride channel protein CLC-c, which translates into the protein MDDRSDDHDIEVEGGIHAYERKISGILDDGSVGFQQPLLARNRKNTTSQIAIVGANTCPIESLDYEIFENDLFKQDWRSRKKIEILQYTILKWALAFLIGLATGLVGFLNNLAVENIAGFKLLLTGNLMLKEKYFQAFFAFAGCNLILATAAASLCAFIAPAAAGSGIPEVKAYLNGIDAYSILAPSTLFVKIFGSIFGVAAGFVVGKEGPMVHTGACIANLLGQGGSRKYKLTWKWLRFFKNDRDRRDLITCGAAAGVAAAFRAPVGGVLFALEEAASWWRSALLWRTFFTTAVVAVVLRTLIELCRSGKCGLFGKGGLIMFDVNSGPVLYSTPDLLAVVFLGVVGGVLGSLYNYLVDIVLRTYALINERGPGFKVMLVMAVSILSSCCAFGLPWISQCTPCPIGSEGKCPSVGRSGIYKSFQCPPNHYNDLSSLLLNTNDDAIRSLFTSRSENEFQISTLAMFFVFVYCLGIITYGIAIPSGLFIPVILAGASYGRLVGRLLGPVSQLDVGLFSLLGAASFLGGTMRMTVSLCVILLELTNNLLMLPLVMLVLLISKTVADCFNKGVYDQIVTMKGLPYMEDHAEPYMRNLMAKDVVAGPLLSFSRVEKVGVIWQALKMTSHNGFPVIDEPPFTEASELCGIALRSHLLVLLQGKRFSKQKTTFGSQILRSCKARDFAKAGLGKGLKIDDLVISDEEMEMYVDLHPITNTSPYTVLETLSLAKAAILFRQLGLRHLCVVPKTPGRPPIVGILTRHDFMPEHVLGLYPHIDPLK